TCCAGCTGGCTCTCCACCAGCGTCAGCCTGGAAGCTGCCTCTTGGCTTTCCTTGGCTTGGGCAGAGCTCCTCTCCAGCTGGGCCTTCTCCACAGCTTGCGTCTGTGAGGTCACCCTCTGGATCAGCTCCGTCTGCCTGGCACAGGTGTCCTCCGCCTGGGCCTTGgccttctccagctctctctctctggcctccagGTCCTCCATCCGGGCCTGGAGCTCCGCGCAGTCCTTCTTCTTGTTCTCCAACTGGGCCTCCCTGTCTCTGAGACGCTCCTGGAGACCCGCCTCGCTCCTCCGCGAGACCCCCAAGCTCTTCTCCAGCTCCCCGATCTGCCCGTGGATGGCCCGGAGCTCCTCCTGCATGGAGCCCAGCGCCACTTTCACCGTGGCTTGCTCCTCCCTCAGGCTGACGTTCTCCTTCTCCAGGCGCTTGGCGTTCTTGTCGGAGACCCCGGCGGCCATGGCGGCCCTCTGAAGGCTCTCGTCCAGGGCCCGGTTCTCTTCGCgcagcctcctctccttctcgtcCACCGTGACCTTGGCGTCGTCCAACTGGCTCCGCAGCTGCTTGTCAGAGGCCCTCAGGGCGGCCACCTCCGCCTCCAGCGCCGCGCGGTTCTCCGccagctccttcttcagctcctcgTTCCTCTTCGCCGCGCTCAGCAGCTTCCCGTTGAGCTCCATCAGGTTAGTGCACTGGGTCTTGTAGTCCTCGGTTTTCTTGGCCTGATCCCTGTGGGCGGCCTCCGCCTCAGAGAGGCTGCCGCTGAGGCCTTCCCTTTCCGCGGTCAGGCTCTGATTCTGGGCCTCCGACTCCTGGAGCCTCCCAGTGCTGGAGGCCAGCTCGGCCTCCGTGTTCCTCAGCTTCTTCCTCAGTGAGAGGAGCTCCCTTTCTTGAGATTCCTTGACTTCTGCTGCACTCTTCTGCGTCTCCTCTTTCTCGTCCTCTGACCTCCTCCTGATCTCCTCGGccagcctctctttctcctccaaagcACGCTGGAGGTCCTGAAGTTGCCGCTGCAGGTTGCTGgcttccttctccctcaccgACAACGCCCCCTGCAGATTCTCAATAGCGTTGAGCTGATCCTTTGCCTGCTCCTTAAGCTTGGCTTTCTGCTCGGCTGAAGACAATGCCAGCGCTGCACGTTTCGTTTCGGCCTCTTTCGCCGCCGTCTCCTGGCCCCTCAGCTCCTCTGCGAGTCTTTCTgcatgcctcctcctctcctccccctccaccacagcGTCCATCTTCCCTTTGTCCGCCTCCTTCAGCTTGTCGAGGAGTTCGTGGATCTTCTGGGCCGAGTCAAAGTAGCTGGCTGCCTGCTGTCCCTTCTCATCCAGCACCCCGTCAAGCTTAGCCATGAGCTCTGCGTTTTTCCCCTCGGCGACCAGCATCTTTTCTTGAAGGAGGCGCTGTTCTGTCGCCCGGGCCCTCTCAGCCATCCGGAGaccctccagctccttctccagggCCTCCTCGCGCCCCTCCAGGGTCCTGAGGGCCCTCTGCAGGCCCGCTTGCTCCCCCTGGGCGGCCAGAGACACgtccagctgcctctggagctccaccaccacccccctgagctcggccccctcctcccccagctgctGCACCCTCTCCAGCAGCTCCCGCTGCTTGAGCTCCGACTGGTCCAGCTCCAGGCGGAGGTCGTCGACGGCGCTGACGTCCGCGCCGCAGGCAGGAAGGGACTCGTTCAGCTCGCTCAGCATGCCCGTTCCATAGTCGGGGCTGGACGGGAACTCGTGCGCCTGCTGAGGAGAGGTGGCGAGGGggcaagggggtggggggagagggggttggtGGGAATGGGTAAGGGGGTAGAGGGGAagacagggtggggggagagggggttggtGGGAGTGGGTaagggggtagagggggagacaggttggggggagagaaaaacagCCAGATGTTCAGGAGGAGACACATTCTGTTCTCGTTATATTTTAACATGATATTACTCATTATATTATATGTTATTAGAAAACACTGTGGAGGACTTTGGCTGTTCAGATTAAGGTTAAGAATTCCCTGTTCTGTACGTGCGTGCTAGTACCTGTGAGTAAGTGCTGGCAAGACTGTTGATGCTGGAACTACGACTAGGGGCTTTCCACGTGTGACTCGGCGAATTTGGCAAGCCCAGAGTTCTCCTGTAAATCAGTAAACCACATTCGTACACAAAATGTTTACGGTCTCCGTGAAGTTTAGGAAGGGAAGGGTGGAGTGTGCTGACACAAAAGTACTCGTTTGTTTTGTGATTTGGCTCACAAAGCTCAGTGAAGGTGATGGGCTACCTGGCGAAAGTGGGCCAGGATGAATCGAGATCATGACCCCTGGAGGCCACGTCAAACTGGACCTCGTTGAGCTCATACAGATGACTGATGATGTCAACACTGAGGTGTGGTTTCAGGAAGGGGCTGCGTGCGTAGAACCAATCGCTATGGGCGATTTAGGaagtgagagaaggggggggggaaaggggggagttAGACCTGACTTAGAAGATTAAACAGATACACGTGATTCTCTTGTTACTTAGATATATCAACCGCATTGTTATGCAtactacaacacaaacacaatgcaTGATTACAGGTACTTTGCTTCCAGTACGCTAGGTGGGGAACAGAGATGCAAAAGGATGGAAGTGAAACTTGGAATGAAAGCTTTTCACATAGCCAGGGAGGATATGGTAGGAACCTGGGTCGTAGTTACGGACAGAAACCAAAACACTCTGAATAGAACCTACTGTACGCTACGTGAACTACTTCCCCTGGGGCTGGTAAGAGCTGGCCTGTGTACAGTAAATGCAGTGCTGGGTGGAGATTCACCTTGTGACCCTCTGGTTCATCAGACACTGTTGCAGAGTGTCTGCCAAGCGCTGGTGTACCAGGGAGTAGCGAATGAAGGCCCTGCCTTTACCCAAAGAGGTTTTCAGCTGAAGGAGGAAAACGGCTGTGTCAATTATACACACTATTTACTGTTACAGACACAGGAAATTATACAAGCTACGAGAAAACACTTTTAAACCCTTTTTTCTTCCATCTTTATAATAACGGATCTAAGAACTCATCTTTTCCACCAAGTGTCCGGATGCAATTCTTAAAGTACGCGTATTTGGATCAGGTATCACCTTAGGCATCTACTAATGAATAACCTGTAATATAACAATGATATCCTCCCTGTTAATGATAATTTGGTGGGATGCTGTTGAGGTGGAGAGACATGGCACGGATTGCGTGTCGGGTAATTATCCTAAACGCGAGGTTGGCAGTGTCTGCTTCATTAGAATCTGATGAAGGAGCCAGATCACTGATTAGCAATCATATTAGTcaggtgggagtcaggtggctgagcggttagggaatcgggctggtaatcaaaaggttgccggttctattcctggccgtgccgaaatgacgttgtgtcttagGGTACGTCACTTAACCCTACTTGActcgaggggaatgtccctgtactttatgTAAGTAaagtatgtcgctctggataagagcgtctgctaaataactaaatgtaattaTATTAGTGTCATGCTGTATTCTTTACATGTTTTCTTACTTTATAGCATGTCAGTGCAGTTTAGTGCTTCACACCAATGGGCCACAACTGATTGTGTCTGATAACTAGTACTTTAAAACAGTTTTCTGTGATGAATGGCCTTATTGTtcttacatgctcttattgttcttccctttgggacttatttggtttcagaatgtatgcttcatgtttggatACTCGcgatgtttggggctatctcgttgttatgatcagtgacctatgcacttttgtaaaactctctcttggaagtcgctttggataataGATTCTGCTAATTGCATAAATGTAAAGATATGTAGTGATTCATATGAATGACctttatttaagcaataagccccaagaggccgtggtttacgctgattttagaacagttaaggggagttgttaggcacgacgcgaagcggagtgccgaaaacccccttacctgttctaaaatcagcgtaaaccacggacttgcggggcttattgcttttctaaaactgttactacaaatatttgatatggtttcatcaataaaaacaattagaaacaaaatagtttaataataaaccgtaattcttccactactacaaagtatagttcctacatacatcgttgccacgcaacagacaaaatggacatctttgccgtctttttcaatttgaaatattcgatgcgcagtaatatggaatgttaaagaatgttatgaggacaacctgtgaggttatactgtattttacaacggcatggaacgcgatatagccaatcacaatgaaggatgggaacaaccagttttagaactgTATACAACATCCAGGAAATAGATGACAAAAGGtgacattttaaaaagcattgCTCTGTATACCTCTGGGATGGACTTAACGAAGCGAATGCCATCGTTGGCTCCTTTGATTTTGGCCAAGCAGTCGCTGAAGTATTCCCAGTAGTCTTTCCTTGTACccataaatgttgtcttttcttTTAGGTCAAACTAAATGGAATGGACACAGATATTGAGACAAACTCTTTCTTGAACACTGACAAATTGTTAGCCATGGATTTCTTGcactttttattttataatatgggatttccccccccccccccccacacacacaccccccctaaTCAGACTAGAggtacatactgtatgtggatAAATATTGTGTGAACACTGTCTTTTACCTGTAACAGGTACTCCAGTTTATAGGATAATTTATGCAGGTTGGAACTGTCGTCTGTGATTGGCTCCCCATTCTCCCTGTACTCTTTGGTGAGCTCTGTAACTGCAtctgagagagaaaaggtaTCAGAGAGGAATATTGGCAAATACAGCGATGAAagccacatacaaacacaggcagacaaATAAGTAAACCCTGACGTAAAAATGCTACTTCCAGCTTGAATGTTGAATGTACTCAACCTGAAAGACACTTTATATAGGTCCTGGCATCACTCTGTTGCCATAATATGTAACATAATAACATTGTTTCCTCTCTGGTGTTGAAGAGAGCACAGACATGCAATTACTCAAACTCATCAGCCTACAGCACAGGCCCACCttcaaaagacacacacacacacactacactcacCACTAATTCAAACGAGACATAAAACACGTAAAATCTAAAATTCTAAACCTTCTACCACTCCTATCCCTAAACCTATGTTGTCCCTTCTCATGGAGCTTCTATCCTGAACATCCTACTTGCCTCTTATCCACCGCAAAAAGTAGAAGGACGTCTTAGACCGGCGCACTCGTATTaggtccctctctctgccctgctgcATGCTGACCTCTGTACCAGACACAACCCTCTGTGCCCCAGACCAAGAGCCAGGGCTAAATCCAACACGTTCTCCTCATAGAAGGAGAAAATTACAACGTGCGGAAGAAAATATACTCCTTTTGGGTTGAATTTCAAATCGTGTGGCTGGTTTGATGTGcgctgtctgtttctgtctctctatcagcAAGACAATGATCTCTTTTCCTGACGCATTCACACAGACCCTCATGTTTTGTTGTACTAATACGCACAAAGGCACACATCCACAGACAAATGCACACACTCTGCTAACCCTACCATGCAGATCTCTGATAATCCTTTGAAGTTGGCTTTCGCCCACTGTAGCCATGGTCTGGCGGACTCTCTGACAGCCGGGTCACAGGGTCATGTAGCCTGCTGAATCAGACATTCACACAGTCAAGGACAAAAGAATCTCGTACAGGCTCGCATATTCTGCAACATCTCTCTCAGTCTCCTATCcattcctttcctctctcagtCTAGGACTGTTACCATCTGTGTCCTTCTCTGACAACCACAATACTGCTTATCTGCCTTCCACtaataacaatttaaaataaaacagtATTTTCACTTCGTAGCCGTCTAGCAGGGTAAAATCCTCAGGGCCACTATCAACTCTGCCAACGTTAAGTTGTTTTCCTAGGCTAGTCTTTTAAAGAAAGTTAACTAGGTTAGCTAACTAACTCGCTAGCTGGTTAGCAATAGTTTGCATTAAATTGACAGCCGTTTTGTAAATATTATAGTTGTATCTAGCAAGTTAACATTACACTAAGGTGAACAATACACCTTCATAAATTATCACAAGAACAAAATAATATATCAGACACAACTTCGACATACTTTAAAGTACTGCAGGCTACAAATAACAATCCGAATAGTTTACTTTCACTCACAAACTTGCTACACAAGGGATCGGTGGAATATATTGATTGACAACACTATCTTGCACTCATTTTACGAGATTACAGGTTTGTGTCAGTGGTGGGTGGGAACCAGCGAGAGACAAATGTAGTTTGGTTGTAGCGTAGTCTCTGGAAGTAAACAGTGGCGTCACGTGACAACATGCTTCGTACTTGAGCTCAACCTACATTTCAACACTCAGGTTCAAGGAAGGCAGAGCCAGTATTCAAGGTGTAAAACCTACTTGGCACAGTGTGATGCGAGATATCTGTTTAAGTTTCACACATTTACAGCTGACAGACTATTTTTCAACATTTTCATGCAGTTATTTCCTTTTACAGTAGATACTGCAAACACCTCAGAATGTTGAAGTGGTCACATTTGAAACTGAAGGACTTAAAATCTTTGTGTctattccaatatgtaatgatggtattcaatgacacaagtttgtgttctagaaagagtggtctggagtcgcagaggtccgataatatcagctttaatgcagcagttggaaatcaacaagtacagagctctggggttgtctatgTTTCCCtgcccgcaacagagtttgggctggttcacgaagtccaactggctatctgtccctgccccagcatatattatacagtgcagtaaGATAAAAAGATGAAAAGAGGGTTGAGCTTTCTCATGCATCAGGGAGTTGTTCTTGCCTAcgcgtcccacctgctcgggtgccgtCTCAGcctggtttcaaggttgcttctgaaatgaagAGATTAAGACACAAAATAAAGCCTGttccccacaccctgtgtgagacacaatgtttaagcctgagcaaACTTTATGAAACAAAGTTCATAAAACATAACTCTAATAAGCCCAATATATAATTTCAATAGACACATAGAGTCGTACGAACATTGTTCCTGTTGCTATATTTACTAGTGCACAGTACAAATATTGATAACTTGAACTAGCCTATAATGATAGCCCCTTGATAGAATTGGTGGCACACAGATATCTAGAATTATAGAAAGTGctgtgcccgtgatgcagctggagatgacagttcatgaattgtactgtaatgtattatacatTCTTTAAAACTACAGCAATAAATCAAAACAGGATACAGTGGGCTAATGCATTTATAAAGCTACATTCTAATTCGGAGAACTTCGTCAGAAAGTCTTTTTTTTACAGGATGCCACATCCTGAGGCCGGAGGCCACATATCACAGCCTAAGCCTCTGGCATTGGTCTACCTATTACAATACCTCCAATGACGTTTCCAGTCTGCAGCTTGTGACATTTAAGGAAACTTCCTTTTCTCAATTTTAGGAGTATAATACGCACAGCGCATAACAGAAACTCACAGAGGAGTCACTACACCTATCGACAACAGGTAGTTTCACTATTTTTATgttcttgtttgttttatgCACTTTCTGTATATTATTCGTTATATCATTGCCTATTTAGTTGCACAGTACTTGTGGACACTGATTATTTAGGCATTCAATTTCACAATCCATTTTTTTGTCTGCTTTTCTACATCACTTTTTCAGGTTTTTTATATCATTGCCATGGAGAACAGTGAAACAACTCTGCCGTATGACACTGACTATGAAGATCAGGTCTGTGACAAGGAACAGGTTGCCATGTTTGGCTCCATGGTCACCCCTGCCTTTTACTCTGTGGTCATCATCTTGAGTCTGGTTGGCAATCTTTTGGTTCTCGTAATCCTGGGTCTGTACGAAAACCTCAAGTCTCTCACTAACATCTTCATCCTCAACATGGCCCTGTCGGATTTGTTGTTCACCGCGAGCCTGCCCATTTGGGCGGTTTACGACATGTGGGGATGGATTTTTGAGGAGGTCACCTGTAAAGCCATCACTCTGATTTTCTATGCTGGGTTCTACAGCAGTATGTTGTTCCTGACAATTATGACTATTCACCGTTACCTTGCCGTGGTTCATCCTCTGTTTGACCTTGGTACACAAAAGGGCTGCTATGGGTTCATGTCCTCCCTCACCATTTGGATTGTTAGCTTTGCTGCAGCAACACCAGCGCTGATCTTTACAGATGTCCAGTTGAACCCCCACACAAACGTGTGGCACTGTGAATACGAGGATGTCTGGTGGAAGGAAATCGGTACCTACCAACAGAACTTATTTTTTTTGTCTGCCTTTGCAGTGATGGGTTTTTGTTACGTGAGGATATTGGGGAAAATTCTCAAATCAAGGACACACATGAGGAATAGAACTGTGAAGCTCATTTTCAGTATCGTGGCCGTATTTTTCTTGGGTTGGACTCCATATAATGTGATTATATTTTTAATTAAGATGTCAGACTATCTAGATGTACTTTCTGAATGTGATGTCAGCACAAATCTTGATTATGCGTTCTATGTGTGTCGACTCATTGCATTTTCCCATTGTTGTCTCAACCCTGTATTCTATGCATTCCTTGGAGTGAAGTTCAGAAATCATTTGAAAGTAATTTTGTCGAAAGTTGTCCATCGGCAAAGGACAGAGGTTTTACAGAGCAGAACGGTTAACGTCTACTCAATGGGATCAATGTACTGAGTGTACGTTTTCAGAAAGCGTGtcacacaaacaacaaacaattcTACAGAGCTTCgggaaacattaaaaaaaacattgtattGGTCAATTAAGTAGATCACTTAAAGTCAATAAAATGCATACATTAGTGGTCAATGgaagaatatacatttgaacAGTAGAAACTGAAAGACGCCGTTGAATCCCGAGCTCCTGAGTGCTGAATACACAAACTTAAAAGCACACCTACTGTACGCCCTAGCAACACGCTATAGGCTAATCATTTGTTAAGTAAATAGTCGAGATATGCATCTGATTCCACGTGTCCACGCGTACGATAAGCGTGCTTCAGGTATAATAGACACTCCCTCGTGCCCCTCAGTAACTGGTACTAATAGTAcacaccagagccatagaaaaagaaaaaaaaatatttttctatggctctggtacaCACATACAAGACTAACGGTAAGTTAAAAACGTGCTACTTtagaaaacatttaatttaAAGTAATGTTAAAGTAGAAAACAACTCGAAAGATGATCAAATGTTGATTGGACTATAGCATAACCTCTAATCCTCGTTATTAGTTTTCGTTGTAGAAAACGTCGGGATCGCGAAtgcataattacattttcttactTAGTTGTGAAATGCAAAATGTTAAAGAAATTTCACTTTTTTTCAGATGTGTTCTGTCCGCAAGATCCTTCATATTTTAATCGGAGTTAACGTCATCAGAATCTCTGATACATTCTCTGCGGGGAATTACCCTGACTTTCACGTGGCTTGTGGTTCTTTGTTGCCTGATCATCCCCCATTTGGGGTGAGTCCCGGTGAAACTCCATTTAGTGTCAGTCCATTGCATATTAATGCTAAAAAAGGTGAAGAGGTTCCAGGTGAATAACATTTGTTTTGCCATTGATGTAGTAAATCAAAGTGTTCaaaagagtgtgtgttgagAATATCCGTGACTCGTGGGTAGGCTACGGTTACCTTGAAAACAACCATACTCACGTGCATTTCTACTTCAGTAAAAGTCTTACTTTAAATGTGCTCATGtatgaaaaataaaatgtgaTATATGATCAATGTCAAACTTGACTTTCAGTGATGCTTAAATCTGAAACCCCTGCCATGTTTATGGGATTCATGTTGGAAGCCCGAAAATCATCAGATGTGAATGAGCCCTCAGTTGGCAAGTTCAAGGCTAACAGTTTTACAACATTGCTAAATTGTAATGGGCTTGATGTAAGTTTGTACATAAATACATGCATTCAATGCATTTTGGTATTTTTTCTTCTTGTCACCAATTTAGTTCTCTAACCGTATCCATCTTTATAGGCCAATAATATCAGATGATCAATGCTGGTAAAATTACTGTAATCATATAATAAATACATATCAAACTTGCATTGTTACTGAACTGAATATTATAGATCTACACATGAATCAGTCTTTGATTGATTAAGGCTGAACTTCCTTTCCTTCTAGGGTTCAGCTGTTTCTCAGAAAAACCCAAGTGAAAAGACAAAAGTCAATGTAACATGGATCGCACCTGAAACTGGAACTTTCTATTTTCGGTAAGCACTTACTTACATTATCTGACAAAAGTTTTATGCTGACAAACTGCTAATTTAAAACAAGAGACAACAAAACTGTCTAAAGACCAGTAAACTGAATCATGTCAGTTGTATCTGGATTTATCTGTATTTCAGATAGGTAGATTTTGTCAAAATCATGCAATGTGATCTGTTTCAGGGCTGCATTTGTACAAGATTATACAACATTCTGGAAACCAAATGATATTGTACTAGCTACAACTCCATCTCCCAGTACTACATCAACAGCTCCCAGTACTACATCAACAGCTCCCAGTACGACATCAACAGCTCCCAGTACGACATCAACAGATACCAGTACTACATCAACAGCTCCCAGTACGACATCAACAGCTCCCAGTACGACATCAACAGCTCCCAGTACGACATCAACAGCTCCCAGTATGACATCAACAGATACCAGTACTACATCAACAGCTCCCAGTACGACATCAACAGATACCAGTACTACATCAACAGCTCCCAGTACGACATCAACAGCTCCCAGTACGACATCAACAGCTCCCAGTACGACATCAACAGCTCCCAGTACTACATCAACAGATACCAGTACTACATCAACAGATACCAGTACTGTAAGATTGATAAAGATCTTGATAAAGATTGATATACAACACAGTATGTTACTTGTCTCAATTAGAGTAGAGATggaaacagacagatagacttGTACCCAAACATACTAAAATGCCATATTACAAAGTTTCTAACTGATTTTTCTCGAATTTTACAGAAATCAGGAGTCGCAATCCCCTTGAGCATCTTCGGCTTAGGATGCCTTGGAGTTTCAGTTGTTATAGTTACAGCTGTAAGAGGTAATTAGTCATATGAATATTACGGTACAGTATATCATATTCACTTTCTCTTATTTGTTTTGGAATGATTTTGTCTATTGCGTTTTGCACTGTAATAATTGCAAAAGACAAATGTTTTAGATGTgtaattttttgtttgtttgttttgcacTCGTTTAATGCACCTTTCATGATAGTTTAGAATCATGACGACAGTAGCAAATGGTCTGCTTGATGTTATGTGTTGTGACAACATTGTACTGCTTTCTACGGTCTATGCTGTATGCTCTGTCGTTTATCTTCCTCCTGAGAACAAAGATGGTTAATGATTAATTATTATTCTTAGTCATGCCTAAACACACCCTCACAGTCCACTTCTCTGGAATTTTGAAGTTGTATACCTTTGAGTTCATTATGACGCTCTTCTGTGGAAATCTGTTATCAAACTTcaactacaacaaaaacaattgcTCAAGTCAAACATTCCCATTGGagtgaaaaacaaatatatgtatattgCATCTGGGCAATGTGGTTGGTAGAATAATGAAGGTCTTGTGATAATTTATACTGTTACCATGGTTATTTAAACAAAACTGCACTGTGCGAATAAAGCTTACCTGCTCCCTACTGCTTGAATTCAGTGTTGTTGTGCTAATGTACACTTACTCAAAAATAATTACGGAGAAGAATATCCAGATTAAGTAATATTGATTAATATCTGTACAAGCAAAGCATTGAAACCTTCTGTACATTACAATCAGTAATAGTGAATGATTGACAGCAGCTGACCTCTTTAGTTTACTTCCTCATAGTAACAAGGCCGTTGACATAAACAGATCAAAaccttgaaaaaaagaaaagttaaaAACCATGCCAGTTAGGTAGTCTAGTTATTAATACTTACAA
The sequence above is a segment of the Hypomesus transpacificus isolate Combined female chromosome 26, fHypTra1, whole genome shotgun sequence genome. Coding sequences within it:
- the fyco1a gene encoding FYVE and coiled-coil domain-containing protein 1 encodes the protein MATVGESQLQRIIRDLHDAVTELTKEYRENGEPITDDSSNLHKLSYKLEYLLQFDLKEKTTFMGTRKDYWEYFSDCLAKIKGANDGIRFVKSIPELKTSLGKGRAFIRYSLVHQRLADTLQQCLMNQRVTSDWFYARSPFLKPHLSVDIISHLYELNEVQFDVASRGHDLDSSWPTFARRTLGLPNSPSHTWKAPSRSSSINSLASTYSQQAHEFPSSPDYGTGMLSELNESLPACGADVSAVDDLRLELDQSELKQRELLERVQQLGEEGAELRGVVVELQRQLDVSLAAQGEQAGLQRALRTLEGREEALEKELEGLRMAERARATEQRLLQEKMLVAEGKNAELMAKLDGVLDEKGQQAASYFDSAQKIHELLDKLKEADKGKMDAVVEGEERRRHAERLAEELRGQETAAKEAETKRAALALSSAEQKAKLKEQAKDQLNAIENLQGALSVREKEASNLQRQLQDLQRALEEKERLAEEIRRRSEDEKEETQKSAAEVKESQERELLSLRKKLRNTEAELASSTGRLQESEAQNQSLTAEREGLSGSLSEAEAAHRDQAKKTEDYKTQCTNLMELNGKLLSAAKRNEELKKELAENRAALEAEVAALRASDKQLRSQLDDAKVTVDEKERRLREENRALDESLQRAAMAAGVSDKNAKRLEKENVSLREEQATVKVALGSMQEELRAIHGQIGELEKSLGVSRRSEAGLQERLRDREAQLENKKKDCAELQARMEDLEARERELEKAKAQAEDTCARQTELIQRVTSQTQAVEKAQLERSSAQAKESQEAASRLTLVESQLEVNVKEVSRLQGEVLDLRVQLQKSGEERVKTEAQLQVTEAQRDELRTLTEQLKVQTEALNQEHVAELLQCREREEALARERDRDKAAHAELAALEASGREQLATLKAQNERLELESTETKEGLHRANTEMAELGMTICRLTAEKEEAREHWEGGATEMEMLKEKTTREGERLEACLAALRQENLSLNEELKQTENLPATMLELQEKLEKAEGQVKMLEDSGREEMEAVKFQMSSESMNSQNQIKNVNEELRNARAQLQTEKQKVSSLEAKVSELESVNVEYFRLIGEKDAHATRSEASLRQSDEEIQRLKYSVASTEEVLSDAQKVRDELQLKLDRAEASNQNQNLTMAAEIDDLCRTKSYLEERLIELIKDKDALWQKSDALEFEQKQRAEERWWLVDKEATHCLGCQGHFTWWLRRHHCRLCGRIFCYYCSNNFVTTKHSGKKERCCRECYTQHSAVVERFTQAELSPSETLPPPLEADPQDHPQPAPYKPTPRVTVLDPKSDDGAYDIITEEDVNGVYDSDTMSQTTGGSLEGEQEAKPPGALDIGTGDLTPDDPEENVPTVQDAEINLLKCGELTLVVPLGLADVTQFGDGSRELFVKSSCYSVVAIAVDNPGPTIKWVFSSEPKSISFSVVYRDTADSKVEQSKVLIPLTRCNSHKETIQGQLKVRNPGLYTLIFDNSFSRFISKKVLYHLTIEEPVIYDGSDFP
- the xcr1a.1 gene encoding chemokine (C motif) receptor 1a, duplicate 1; protein product: MENSETTLPYDTDYEDQVCDKEQVAMFGSMVTPAFYSVVIILSLVGNLLVLVILGLYENLKSLTNIFILNMALSDLLFTASLPIWAVYDMWGWIFEEVTCKAITLIFYAGFYSSMLFLTIMTIHRYLAVVHPLFDLGTQKGCYGFMSSLTIWIVSFAAATPALIFTDVQLNPHTNVWHCEYEDVWWKEIGTYQQNLFFLSAFAVMGFCYVRILGKILKSRTHMRNRTVKLIFSIVAVFFLGWTPYNVIIFLIKMSDYLDVLSECDVSTNLDYAFYVCRLIAFSHCCLNPVFYAFLGVKFRNHLKVILSKVVHRQRTEVLQSRTVNVYSMGSMY
- the LOC124487523 gene encoding A-agglutinin anchorage subunit-like isoform X1, giving the protein MHLIPRVHAYDKRASGIIDTPSCPSVTGTNSTHQSHRKRKKNIFLWLWYTHTRLTMCSVRKILHILIGVNVIRISDTFSAGNYPDFHVACGSLLPDHPPFGVSPGETPFSVSPLHINAKKGEEVPVMLKSETPAMFMGFMLEARKSSDVNEPSVGKFKANSFTTLLNCNGLDGSAVSQKNPSEKTKVNVTWIAPETGTFYFRAAFVQDYTTFWKPNDIVLATTPSPSTTSTAPSTTSTAPSTTSTAPSTTSTDTSTTSTAPSTTSTAPSTTSTAPSTTSTAPSMTSTDTSTTSTAPSTTSTDTSTTSTAPSTTSTAPSTTSTAPSTTSTAPSTTSTDTSTTSTDTSTKSGVAIPLSIFGLGCLGVSVVIVTAVRGN
- the LOC124487523 gene encoding A-agglutinin anchorage subunit-like isoform X2, translated to MCSVRKILHILIGVNVIRISDTFSAGNYPDFHVACGSLLPDHPPFGVSPGETPFSVSPLHINAKKGEEVPVMLKSETPAMFMGFMLEARKSSDVNEPSVGKFKANSFTTLLNCNGLDGSAVSQKNPSEKTKVNVTWIAPETGTFYFRAAFVQDYTTFWKPNDIVLATTPSPSTTSTAPSTTSTAPSTTSTAPSTTSTDTSTTSTAPSTTSTAPSTTSTAPSTTSTAPSMTSTDTSTTSTAPSTTSTDTSTTSTAPSTTSTAPSTTSTAPSTTSTAPSTTSTDTSTTSTDTSTKSGVAIPLSIFGLGCLGVSVVIVTAVRGN